A genomic stretch from Sphingobacterium sp. ML3W includes:
- the rsgA gene encoding ribosome small subunit-dependent GTPase A yields the protein MNNLSLYGWNDTLLQLKQTSQYKHLFHGRVAAVNKTNYEVIAESGRLLCELAGNMLYGRSSFELPCTGDWIIFQPFEDNKGIIVDVLPRNHTLYRRKSGSQTDRQAIASHVDKAFIVQSLDANFSVRRMERFMVQIVEENIHPILILTKSDLEFNRHKVEESLKHIERQMPILFTSILSPESILPVRKFIKQGESIVFVGSSGVGKSSLINALCELTIFSTSEISKSSGKGRHTSTRREMILMKDSGVLIDTPGVREFGLASDNSETLSDIFELADFAASCRFENCKHVNEPGCAVVEAVNNGLLELEIYNSYLKLRKESWYFSTSEYEKRKRDKSFAKISEEAKRLKKR from the coding sequence GTGAATAACTTATCGTTATATGGTTGGAACGATACGCTGTTGCAACTCAAACAAACTTCGCAATATAAACATCTTTTTCATGGTCGTGTTGCTGCGGTGAACAAAACCAATTATGAGGTCATTGCCGAGAGTGGTCGGCTGTTGTGCGAACTGGCAGGTAATATGCTTTATGGCCGGTCATCGTTTGAACTTCCGTGTACCGGTGACTGGATTATTTTTCAACCTTTTGAAGATAACAAAGGAATAATCGTTGATGTTTTACCACGCAACCATACGTTATACCGAAGGAAGAGTGGTTCGCAGACTGACAGGCAAGCTATAGCATCCCATGTTGACAAGGCATTTATTGTACAAAGTCTTGATGCCAATTTCAGCGTTCGCCGAATGGAACGATTTATGGTTCAAATCGTGGAAGAAAACATTCATCCGATATTGATCCTCACTAAATCGGATTTGGAGTTCAATCGCCATAAAGTAGAGGAATCGCTGAAACATATAGAACGTCAAATGCCAATACTTTTCACAAGCATTCTTTCTCCTGAATCAATACTTCCAGTGCGAAAATTTATCAAGCAGGGAGAATCGATTGTATTTGTGGGGTCATCTGGAGTTGGAAAAAGTTCTTTGATCAATGCACTGTGTGAACTGACAATATTTTCCACATCTGAGATAAGCAAATCATCAGGTAAAGGAAGACATACCTCGACTCGAAGAGAAATGATATTGATGAAGGATAGTGGTGTTTTAATAGATACGCCCGGTGTTAGAGAATTTGGTTTAGCCTCAGACAATTCTGAAACATTATCAGATATATTCGAGCTTGCTGATTTTGCAGCATCCTGTCGTTTTGAAAATTGTAAACATGTTAATGAGCCTGGCTGTGCTGTTGTAGAAGCTGTAAACAACGGTCTTTTGGAACTTGAGATATACAATAGTTACCTCAAGCTGCGGAAAGAATCCTGGTATTTTTCTACCTCGGAGTATGAAAAACGTAAAAGGGATAAATCTTTCGCTAAAATTTCAGAAGAGGCCAAGAGATTAAAAAAGCGTTAA